A single Candidatus Thalassolituus haligoni DNA region contains:
- the tsaD gene encoding tRNA (adenosine(37)-N6)-threonylcarbamoyltransferase complex transferase subunit TsaD, whose protein sequence is MIVLGLETSCDETGIAVYDTRHGLMAHRLYSQIAVHAEYGGVVPELASRDHVRKTMPLIHEALAEAGITVSDLDGIAYTSGPGLVGALLVGACFGRSLAWALGKPAIGVHHMEGHLLAPMLEDNPPPFPFVALLVSGGHTQLVQVDGIGRYTLLGESLDDAAGEAFDKAAKMMGLSYPGGPALSKLATTGDDKRFAFPRPMTDRPGLDFSFSGLKTFTRTKILALAVDGVLADTDKADIAAGFQAAVVDTLSLKCKRAMQQTGIKRLIIAGGVGANVRLREQLRVTAEAMGGAVYYPRPEFCTDNGAMIAYAGAQRLAAGQCSDLAVAVVPRWPLVDLPAVAHSVGAEAVDG, encoded by the coding sequence GTGATTGTATTGGGTCTGGAGACGTCTTGCGATGAAACCGGTATCGCCGTCTATGATACCCGGCACGGGTTGATGGCGCATCGACTGTATTCCCAGATAGCAGTACATGCCGAATATGGTGGTGTGGTGCCGGAACTGGCGTCGCGTGACCATGTCCGCAAGACCATGCCGCTGATTCACGAAGCACTGGCAGAAGCTGGCATCACGGTGAGCGATCTCGACGGCATTGCTTATACCTCCGGGCCAGGTCTGGTTGGTGCTCTGCTGGTCGGTGCCTGTTTTGGGCGCAGTCTGGCCTGGGCCTTGGGTAAACCTGCGATTGGTGTACATCATATGGAAGGCCATTTGTTGGCTCCAATGCTGGAAGACAACCCGCCGCCGTTTCCATTTGTTGCTCTGCTGGTGTCGGGTGGTCATACCCAGCTGGTACAGGTCGATGGCATTGGTCGGTATACCTTGTTGGGTGAATCACTCGATGATGCTGCTGGTGAAGCCTTTGACAAGGCCGCAAAAATGATGGGTTTGTCATACCCTGGCGGCCCGGCACTGAGCAAACTGGCAACAACCGGAGACGACAAGCGATTTGCGTTTCCGCGACCGATGACAGACCGTCCGGGGCTGGATTTCAGCTTTAGCGGTCTGAAAACCTTTACTCGTACCAAAATTCTGGCATTGGCGGTGGATGGCGTGCTGGCCGATACCGACAAGGCCGATATTGCTGCCGGGTTTCAGGCGGCAGTGGTGGATACCTTGTCGCTGAAGTGCAAGCGAGCGATGCAACAAACCGGTATCAAACGCCTGATTATAGCCGGTGGTGTTGGGGCGAATGTACGTTTGCGTGAACAGCTGCGAGTGACTGCGGAAGCGATGGGCGGGGCGGTGTATTATCCCCGGCCAGAATTTTGCACCGATAACGGTGCCATGATTGCTTACGCCGGAGCACAGCGGTTGGCCGCTGGTCAATGTTCGGATCTGGCAGTGGCGGTGGTGCCGCGCTGGCCATTGGTGGATTTGCCTGCGGTCGCACATTCCGTTGGTGCGGAGGCGGTGGATGGATAA
- a CDS encoding VWA domain-containing protein gives MIHNHQTRARHQTPVHHWRALLLTSLLLAACGSDEQSDSSLTSSPQIGSATEDSLAETSLPDEPTSEIDTTDLSYFYFSYDDSASTASRDLTLFYLDQGQTPLANWGRAYEYLNAETFGAFNSQTVGPFEVSIGAYNTTASELMVNSEHAYFTALGIDIQGPSLTKDARDNLVLTLLVDTSGSMDSPFYNGTYETIDGLDTRIELVKYGLDKLRFSLKAGDVVNLVEFNTAASTLLEGWHYDLDSGSDTVNTAALANYFDQLVANGSTNLDAGIQQAYRVALRTFDASKDNRVIMLTDAYANTGETNVDVIANNLTLNDQEGIYFSGIGIGADFDSDFLDELTDAGKGTYSAMVTPADASRLFGDGFMRFVDVAVRDVLFMLDYPQNWEHRVSAAEESSTDADAIQTINYSYNSEQFFFEAFSADTEFASSDEITLQIRWKDNDGVTQQDSLTVTMGDILDTGTSQIQAAAAVTALAELVSTNTHCSDIAASGLLTLNNEHDTYLRYKTAIEDYCSITSDVHYAD, from the coding sequence ATGATCCATAACCACCAGACCCGAGCTCGCCACCAGACTCCAGTACACCACTGGAGAGCATTGTTATTAACAAGCCTGCTACTGGCCGCTTGCGGTAGCGACGAACAGAGTGACAGTTCATTAACCTCGTCCCCGCAAATTGGCAGCGCTACCGAAGACAGTTTGGCAGAAACCTCTTTGCCCGATGAACCAACCTCCGAAATCGACACCACGGATCTGAGTTACTTCTATTTTTCTTATGACGACTCCGCCAGCACCGCTTCCCGTGATCTGACGCTCTTTTACCTCGACCAGGGCCAGACACCGCTGGCCAACTGGGGTCGGGCTTACGAATACCTCAATGCAGAAACCTTTGGTGCCTTCAACAGCCAGACGGTGGGACCATTTGAGGTCTCTATCGGTGCCTACAACACCACTGCCAGCGAGTTGATGGTCAACTCGGAGCACGCGTATTTCACCGCCCTCGGTATTGATATACAAGGCCCAAGCCTGACCAAAGACGCGCGTGACAATCTGGTGTTAACCCTCCTGGTCGACACCTCCGGCTCCATGGACAGCCCTTTCTACAACGGTACATATGAAACCATTGATGGCCTCGATACCCGTATCGAGCTGGTGAAATACGGCCTCGATAAACTGCGTTTCAGCCTCAAGGCCGGCGATGTCGTGAATCTGGTCGAATTCAATACCGCTGCCAGCACCCTGCTCGAAGGCTGGCACTACGACCTGGACTCAGGCTCAGATACTGTCAATACCGCAGCACTCGCCAACTACTTCGACCAACTGGTGGCCAATGGCAGCACCAATCTGGATGCCGGTATTCAACAAGCCTACCGCGTTGCCTTACGAACCTTCGATGCCAGCAAGGACAACCGCGTCATCATGCTGACCGACGCCTACGCCAATACCGGTGAAACCAATGTCGATGTCATTGCTAACAACCTGACCCTCAATGATCAGGAAGGCATCTATTTTTCCGGCATTGGGATTGGCGCGGACTTCGACTCCGATTTTCTGGATGAACTGACCGACGCCGGTAAAGGCACCTACTCCGCCATGGTGACACCGGCAGACGCCAGCCGCCTGTTTGGCGACGGTTTTATGCGCTTTGTCGATGTCGCCGTACGAGACGTGCTGTTTATGCTCGACTACCCACAAAACTGGGAGCACAGGGTATCGGCAGCTGAAGAATCTTCCACCGACGCCGACGCCATCCAGACCATCAACTACTCCTACAACAGCGAACAGTTTTTCTTTGAAGCCTTCTCCGCCGATACAGAATTTGCCAGCAGCGATGAAATTACCCTGCAGATTCGCTGGAAAGATAACGACGGCGTGACCCAACAAGACAGCCTGACCGTCACCATGGGCGACATACTCGACACCGGAACCAGCCAGATTCAGGCCGCTGCCGCAGTGACTGCACTCGCAGAACTGGTTTCTACCAACACCCACTGCAGCGATATAGCAGCATCAGGGTTACTGACGTTAAATAACGAGCATGACACCTATCTCCGTTACAAAACCGCCATCGAAGATTACTGCTCAATCACCAGCGACGTTCACTACGCTGACTGA
- the traF gene encoding conjugal transfer protein TraF — MTKRSLLAVTIATLGAASVQATPFLPMDARGLAMGNTGVASAQRAHAPSYNPSLLSQAEHDDDFAILIPQFGISVADEAEMYDTFVDMNDDLIPEFEALFDNAESDNFDKHIEALDQASQALYDALNGLSATDVNNVDATIANLRAKNADLQTALTTVTADINDVDNLTDQLTSDLNSVSGNPLSGRLGASAAIAFPGKRFAAAISLSGNVTFSGRAYFSPEDNNLINGYADAANGYASDAQTLTTDFDTLLDGAENGDVTEAQLTAITDQAQSTSNYTSDTITTASGDISIIEDGQLSSEAEDADLNSRLELVGVAVSDLGVSFSREFSFWEKKIAIGITPKLQRVITLHYVTEADYDGDIDEQDLEDSSETFNQFNVDLGASFRFGSTNKWVFGLVGKNLISKTYETKPAEVRGAVVTTYQDGPEISLKPQYRAGLAFNGDWTTVAIDVDLTENDPIAWENPTQYAAIGAEFDVFDTLQLRAGYRTNLSVSDAEVASIGFGFSPFGLHIDIAAMANPNDVEKEAGVALETGFYF, encoded by the coding sequence ATGACAAAACGTTCACTGCTTGCCGTAACGATTGCCACACTGGGGGCCGCCAGTGTCCAGGCGACTCCTTTTTTGCCGATGGATGCCCGCGGCCTGGCGATGGGTAACACCGGTGTTGCCAGCGCCCAGCGCGCCCATGCGCCATCCTACAACCCGTCGCTGCTGTCGCAGGCAGAACACGATGATGATTTTGCCATTCTGATTCCACAGTTTGGTATTTCAGTAGCCGATGAAGCGGAAATGTACGACACCTTTGTCGATATGAACGATGATTTGATACCGGAATTTGAAGCCCTGTTTGATAACGCGGAAAGCGACAACTTCGACAAGCACATCGAAGCGCTGGATCAGGCTTCCCAGGCTTTATATGACGCTCTGAACGGCCTGTCGGCTACGGACGTTAACAATGTCGATGCCACCATCGCCAATCTGCGCGCCAAAAATGCCGATTTGCAAACCGCCCTGACCACAGTGACTGCGGATATCAACGACGTCGACAACCTGACGGATCAACTGACCAGCGACCTGAACTCGGTTTCAGGCAACCCGCTCAGCGGTCGCCTGGGTGCTTCAGCGGCAATCGCCTTTCCGGGCAAACGCTTTGCCGCCGCCATCAGTCTTTCTGGTAACGTTACCTTTTCTGGCCGGGCCTACTTCAGTCCGGAAGATAACAACCTGATCAATGGGTACGCTGATGCCGCCAACGGTTACGCCAGCGATGCCCAAACGCTGACGACCGACTTTGATACCTTGCTGGATGGCGCAGAAAACGGTGATGTGACCGAAGCCCAGTTAACAGCCATTACCGATCAGGCTCAGTCCACCAGCAACTATACGTCGGACACCATCACTACCGCATCGGGTGACATCAGCATTATCGAAGATGGGCAACTGAGCTCTGAAGCTGAAGACGCCGACTTGAACTCCCGTCTGGAGCTGGTTGGTGTTGCGGTCTCTGATCTCGGTGTTTCCTTTTCCCGTGAATTCAGCTTCTGGGAGAAAAAAATCGCCATTGGTATTACGCCAAAATTGCAACGCGTCATCACTCTCCACTACGTCACTGAAGCCGACTACGATGGTGATATTGATGAGCAGGATCTCGAAGATTCCTCCGAAACCTTTAACCAGTTTAACGTCGACCTTGGCGCTTCGTTCCGCTTTGGCTCCACCAACAAATGGGTATTTGGTCTGGTCGGTAAAAACCTGATCAGCAAAACCTACGAAACCAAACCCGCCGAAGTTCGTGGTGCGGTTGTGACCACCTATCAGGACGGCCCGGAAATTTCACTGAAGCCGCAATACCGCGCGGGTCTGGCCTTTAATGGCGACTGGACAACCGTCGCCATCGACGTTGACCTCACGGAAAACGACCCGATTGCCTGGGAAAACCCGACCCAATACGCCGCCATTGGTGCAGAATTTGATGTCTTTGATACCCTGCAGCTACGTGCCGGTTACCGCACCAATCTGAGTGTATCTGATGCTGAAGTCGCCTCAATCGGTTTCGGCTTCTCGCCATTTGGATTACATATCGACATCGCCGCCATGGCTAACCCTAACGATGTCGAAAAAGAAGCCGGTGTCGCACTGGAAACCGGTTTTTACTTCTGA
- the folB gene encoding dihydroneopterin aldolase codes for MDKVFIDGLKVDAVIGVYEWEKQVRQPLVFDLEMAWDIRQAAATDDLTFALNYQAVTEYIERFVQQQHFQLLESLLERLSAGLLQEFGMPWLSIRVEKPAVVPQARAVGLKIERGVF; via the coding sequence ATGGATAAGGTCTTTATTGATGGTCTCAAGGTGGATGCGGTCATTGGTGTGTATGAATGGGAAAAACAGGTGCGCCAACCGCTGGTGTTTGATCTGGAGATGGCCTGGGATATTCGCCAGGCGGCCGCAACCGATGATCTGACTTTCGCGTTGAACTATCAGGCGGTGACGGAATACATTGAGCGTTTTGTGCAGCAGCAGCATTTTCAGTTGCTGGAATCGCTGCTGGAACGCTTGTCTGCTGGGCTATTGCAGGAATTCGGTATGCCCTGGTTGTCTATTCGGGTGGAAAAACCGGCCGTTGTTCCGCAAGCGCGGGCGGTGGGGCTTAAAATCGAACGTGGGGTATTCTAG
- a CDS encoding multifunctional CCA addition/repair protein, which translates to MQSYLVGGAVRDALLGIPVKDRDWVVTGATPQQLVDLGYEQVGADFPVFLHPQTHEEYALARTERKSGKGYQGFECRFSPDITLEQDLLRRDLTINAMAQRDDGSLVDPYGGQQDLYNRLLRHVSPAFMEDPLRVLRVARFAARLAPLGFTVADETQTLMRDMVNAGELDHLVPERVWQETQRALQEKQPATYFQVLRDCGALKVWFAEIDALFGVPQPPQHHPEIDCGVHALMSLSASVPLSDQVAVRWAALTHDLGKALTPPEEWPRHIAHEARGVQPAKQLAKRLKAPKDAAELSVLASQWHTHVHRAQELRPETLLKLLDGVDVWRRPERFEQLLLVAKADSRGRTGFEQCDYPQVEYLQQALQQALTITAKDVMVNGITGAEIRPALAEARKACLGSWKAAQVC; encoded by the coding sequence ATGCAATCTTATCTGGTCGGCGGTGCCGTCCGCGACGCACTGTTGGGTATTCCGGTCAAGGATCGGGACTGGGTCGTGACAGGCGCAACACCACAGCAGTTAGTTGATCTCGGCTACGAACAGGTTGGCGCAGACTTCCCGGTCTTCCTGCACCCTCAAACTCACGAGGAATACGCCCTGGCGCGTACCGAACGCAAGTCTGGCAAAGGCTATCAAGGCTTCGAGTGCCGCTTCAGCCCCGACATTACGCTGGAACAAGACCTGCTACGCCGTGACCTCACCATCAACGCCATGGCGCAACGGGATGACGGCAGTCTGGTCGATCCCTACGGTGGTCAACAGGATCTGTACAACCGCCTGCTGCGCCACGTATCACCGGCCTTTATGGAAGACCCGCTGCGGGTATTACGCGTAGCCCGCTTTGCTGCTCGTCTGGCCCCGCTTGGTTTCACGGTGGCGGACGAAACACAAACATTGATGCGCGATATGGTGAATGCCGGAGAGCTTGATCACCTGGTACCAGAACGGGTCTGGCAAGAAACCCAGCGTGCCCTGCAGGAAAAGCAGCCTGCCACCTACTTCCAGGTACTGCGCGACTGCGGCGCGCTGAAAGTCTGGTTCGCAGAAATTGACGCCCTGTTCGGTGTTCCTCAGCCGCCACAACACCATCCAGAAATCGACTGCGGCGTACATGCCCTGATGTCGTTAAGCGCCAGCGTCCCGCTGTCTGACCAGGTAGCAGTCCGCTGGGCAGCACTGACTCACGATCTCGGCAAGGCACTCACGCCGCCGGAAGAATGGCCCCGCCATATCGCTCATGAAGCACGGGGTGTCCAGCCTGCCAAACAACTCGCCAAGCGCCTGAAAGCACCCAAAGACGCTGCCGAACTGTCGGTACTGGCCAGCCAGTGGCACACCCATGTACATCGGGCACAGGAGCTGCGGCCGGAAACCTTATTGAAGTTATTGGATGGCGTGGACGTGTGGCGCAGGCCGGAACGGTTTGAACAGCTCCTGCTGGTCGCCAAAGCGGATTCCAGAGGCAGAACCGGGTTTGAACAATGTGACTACCCGCAAGTGGAATACCTGCAGCAAGCGCTCCAACAAGCCCTGACCATCACGGCGAAAGACGTAATGGTCAATGGCATAACCGGCGCCGAGATTCGTCCGGCATTGGCAGAGGCCAGAAAGGCCTGCCTGGGAAGCTGGAAAGCAGCTCAGGTCTGCTGA
- the rpsU gene encoding 30S ribosomal protein S21, whose protein sequence is MPAVKVKENEPFDVALRRFKRACEKAGVLSEVRRREHYEKPTWIRKRQAAAAVKRHLKKVQRESRKLVRLY, encoded by the coding sequence ATGCCAGCTGTAAAAGTTAAAGAAAACGAGCCATTCGACGTAGCACTGCGTCGCTTCAAGCGTGCCTGTGAAAAGGCCGGTGTACTGTCTGAAGTACGTCGTCGCGAACACTACGAAAAGCCAACCTGGATCCGCAAGCGCCAGGCAGCTGCAGCAGTCAAGCGTCATTTGAAGAAAGTACAGCGCGAATCACGTAAGCTGGTTCGTCTCTACTGA
- a CDS encoding GatB/YqeY domain-containing protein codes for MSTLVEQVKAAVKDAMRAKQKDRLGALRMLTAEFKRVEVDERIDVDDARVLVILDKMTKQRRDSLAQYTAAGRDELAAVEQFEIDVLSEFLPTALSEDELSQLVADAIAQSGAASVQDMGNVMGILKPQVQGRADMAQVSRMVKSQLG; via the coding sequence ATGAGTACTCTGGTTGAACAGGTAAAAGCGGCAGTAAAAGATGCCATGCGCGCCAAGCAAAAAGATCGTCTGGGTGCGTTACGCATGCTGACCGCCGAGTTCAAACGGGTCGAGGTGGACGAGCGTATTGATGTTGATGACGCCCGTGTTCTGGTTATTCTCGACAAAATGACCAAACAACGTCGTGACTCTCTTGCCCAATATACGGCAGCAGGTCGCGATGAGTTGGCAGCAGTTGAGCAATTCGAAATTGACGTGCTCAGCGAATTTCTGCCAACGGCTCTGAGCGAAGATGAGCTGAGCCAGCTCGTTGCTGATGCCATTGCACAATCCGGTGCTGCCTCTGTGCAGGACATGGGTAACGTTATGGGCATCCTCAAACCACAGGTGCAAGGCCGCGCAGATATGGCGCAAGTCAGCCGAATGGTGAAATCCCAACTCGGTTAA
- the folK gene encoding 2-amino-4-hydroxy-6-hydroxymethyldihydropteridine diphosphokinase produces MAIVYLGVGSNQQAERNITDGLRVLSAKLQLEKISPWYRSPAMGFDGPAFINLVVKVSTDLSLPQLGRVLKQLELDFGRAPDAVKFSSRTLDVDVLLYDDLVGQYEGHSLPRGDIRRCAFVLRPLLDIEPELSCPSSLQRFDSFWPALASQPLEQIVPPADFQVAYCKQQPA; encoded by the coding sequence TTGGCCATTGTCTATTTGGGGGTTGGCTCCAATCAGCAAGCCGAGCGTAATATCACCGATGGCCTTCGAGTCTTGAGCGCCAAGCTGCAGCTGGAGAAAATTTCTCCCTGGTATCGTTCTCCGGCGATGGGATTCGATGGTCCGGCGTTTATCAACCTGGTGGTCAAGGTCTCGACCGATTTATCCTTGCCGCAGTTGGGCCGCGTACTGAAACAGCTGGAGCTGGATTTTGGCCGGGCACCGGATGCGGTGAAGTTTTCATCGCGCACGCTGGATGTCGATGTGTTGCTGTATGACGATCTGGTCGGTCAGTACGAAGGACATTCCCTGCCACGGGGGGATATCCGGCGTTGTGCGTTTGTGTTGCGGCCATTGCTGGATATTGAACCTGAACTGAGTTGCCCATCGAGTCTCCAGCGCTTTGACAGTTTCTGGCCAGCCCTGGCCTCACAGCCACTTGAGCAGATAGTCCCTCCCGCTGATTTTCAAGTGGCGTATTGCAAACAGCAACCTGCTTGA